One genomic segment of Mycolicibacterium psychrotolerans includes these proteins:
- a CDS encoding adenylate/guanylate cyclase domain-containing protein: MDANAGGHSAVHALKPSCEACGTQLSATAKFCSECGAPAAHGTPSAEYKQVTVLFADVVHSMDLAAAVGAERLRDIMAELVVAASAVVQRYGGTVDKFTGDGLMALFGAPVALEDHAVRACLAALEIQDAVKRLAVDVRHRDDVDLELRIGLNSGQVIAGEIGSHTLGYTAIGEQVGIAQRMESIAPPGGVMLSHSTARLVEHAAVLDEEELVRVKGLRDPIPACRLRGIRGTHGRLPRQETTLVGRQREVAALSAALDRAIVGIGGVVQIVGMAGVGKTRLVRETAAMAGLRSFEVVATFCESHARDLAFYPAAGLLRGLFGITGAEGAAARERIRDLLPSADREDLILLDDLLGIAGVDALSVDIDPDARRRRLIRLVDSAVLMRITPTLYVIEDAHWLDDASEWMLECLISVLPRTNSVVLLTYRPEYRGALAHTADSVTLALAPLDESDTAVLTTEMLGADPSVTRLGAQIAERAAGNPFFAEEMVRDLAERQILEGAWGTYICRVECGDVSVPATVQATISARIDRLDTAAKRTLNAAAVIGSRFEADLLDRVAAPTAVAALVEAELLEPVAAFHYAFRHPLIRAVAYESQLRADRSLLHRRVAAAIQHRDPSTVEENAALIATHLEGAGDLREAYDWYMRAAAWLTNRDIAAARGMWSRARDVADRLPDDDPDRTSMGVTPRMFLCAYVWCVKGAGVADSGLDDLRELCGVTGDPVSLAMGMSGVLVSMTLNHRLNEFRSMAREYIALLEAIGDRTLIVGLLNTVTHGIFEAGESVETLRLAEQVIELADGDAVLGSFFFESPLAWAIALRGLARCSLGLRGWRDDLRVALVMARRAGGMTQAAVATYGYGVALLNGVLVADSVVLEHTAEALRAAERSGNDVSLAWARVIHGVASVRMHGPDHVPGTELLTQGRRQAFEHGDLLVATTADIQIAECKALAGDAAGAIDLAAAAVEHQVDRGKMSCSGPATMVLVHALLQRGSRQDLDDAQSAIDRLSARRADSGFVFHDLPVLRLRALLAQAQGDLTAYREHRDRYRTMASALGFEGHIAMAQAMS, translated from the coding sequence GTGGACGCAAACGCGGGCGGCCACAGCGCTGTGCATGCGCTGAAGCCGTCCTGTGAGGCGTGCGGCACGCAGTTGAGCGCGACCGCAAAATTCTGCAGCGAGTGCGGAGCACCCGCCGCGCACGGCACCCCGTCGGCGGAGTACAAGCAGGTGACGGTGCTCTTCGCCGATGTGGTGCATTCGATGGACCTCGCCGCGGCGGTCGGCGCCGAGCGACTCCGGGACATCATGGCGGAATTGGTCGTCGCGGCGAGCGCGGTGGTCCAACGCTACGGCGGCACCGTCGACAAGTTCACCGGCGACGGTCTGATGGCGTTGTTCGGCGCTCCGGTGGCTCTGGAGGATCACGCCGTGCGCGCCTGCCTGGCTGCCCTCGAGATTCAGGATGCGGTGAAGCGTCTCGCCGTCGATGTCCGGCACCGCGACGACGTCGATTTGGAACTTCGGATCGGACTCAACTCCGGTCAGGTGATCGCCGGTGAGATCGGCTCCCACACTTTGGGTTACACGGCGATCGGCGAGCAGGTGGGGATCGCTCAGCGGATGGAGTCGATCGCTCCGCCGGGCGGGGTGATGCTCAGCCATTCCACCGCACGGCTGGTGGAGCATGCCGCCGTCCTGGACGAGGAGGAATTGGTACGCGTCAAGGGACTCCGTGATCCGATCCCTGCGTGCCGGCTGCGGGGGATCCGAGGGACGCACGGCCGGCTCCCGCGGCAGGAAACGACGTTGGTGGGGCGTCAACGAGAAGTCGCTGCCCTGTCTGCGGCTCTCGACAGGGCGATCGTCGGCATCGGCGGTGTGGTCCAGATCGTGGGGATGGCCGGCGTGGGCAAGACGCGGCTCGTGCGGGAAACCGCCGCGATGGCCGGCCTCCGCAGCTTCGAGGTGGTAGCGACGTTCTGCGAGTCCCATGCCCGCGACCTCGCGTTCTACCCCGCCGCTGGTCTGCTGCGCGGACTGTTCGGCATCACCGGTGCCGAGGGCGCCGCTGCCCGAGAGCGGATACGGGATCTGCTTCCGTCTGCCGACCGTGAGGACCTCATCCTTCTCGACGACCTGCTCGGCATCGCGGGTGTCGACGCCCTTTCCGTCGACATCGATCCGGATGCCCGCCGGCGGCGGCTCATCCGGTTGGTCGACTCGGCGGTGCTGATGCGCATCACGCCGACTCTCTACGTCATCGAGGATGCCCACTGGCTCGACGATGCGAGCGAGTGGATGCTCGAGTGTCTGATCTCCGTTCTCCCGCGGACGAACTCGGTTGTTCTGCTCACCTATCGCCCGGAATACCGGGGTGCGCTCGCGCACACCGCGGACTCGGTGACGCTTGCTCTGGCACCGCTGGACGAGTCGGACACCGCGGTGCTCACCACGGAGATGTTGGGCGCAGACCCCTCGGTGACGCGTCTGGGCGCGCAGATAGCAGAGAGGGCGGCAGGCAATCCGTTCTTCGCTGAGGAAATGGTCCGCGACCTCGCGGAACGCCAGATCCTCGAGGGCGCGTGGGGTACGTACATATGCCGGGTGGAGTGCGGGGATGTCAGCGTGCCCGCCACGGTGCAGGCCACCATCTCCGCACGTATCGATCGCCTCGACACGGCGGCGAAGCGAACACTGAACGCGGCGGCGGTCATCGGTTCCAGATTCGAGGCCGACCTGCTGGACCGTGTCGCCGCGCCAACGGCGGTAGCGGCGCTCGTCGAGGCCGAGTTGTTGGAGCCGGTGGCAGCATTCCACTACGCGTTTCGCCATCCGTTGATTCGCGCGGTGGCCTACGAGTCGCAGCTGAGAGCGGATCGCTCTCTGCTGCACCGACGGGTCGCGGCGGCGATACAGCATCGGGATCCGTCCACGGTGGAAGAGAATGCCGCACTGATAGCCACACACCTCGAGGGCGCGGGGGACCTGCGGGAGGCCTATGACTGGTACATGCGGGCGGCGGCCTGGCTGACTAACCGCGACATCGCTGCGGCGCGCGGAATGTGGTCGCGGGCGCGAGATGTGGCCGACAGACTGCCCGACGATGACCCTGACCGCACGTCGATGGGTGTGACCCCCCGCATGTTCCTGTGTGCCTATGTCTGGTGCGTCAAAGGGGCGGGTGTCGCCGACAGTGGGCTCGACGATTTGCGTGAGCTCTGTGGCGTAACCGGGGATCCCGTGTCGTTGGCGATGGGTATGTCCGGCGTGCTCGTCTCGATGACACTCAACCACCGGCTCAACGAATTCCGCTCGATGGCACGGGAGTACATCGCCCTACTGGAGGCGATCGGTGATCGCACCCTGATCGTCGGGCTGCTCAACACCGTGACCCACGGGATATTCGAGGCGGGCGAGTCGGTCGAGACGCTGCGACTGGCCGAGCAGGTGATCGAGCTGGCCGACGGCGATGCGGTGTTGGGCAGCTTCTTCTTCGAATCGCCGTTGGCGTGGGCGATCGCGCTGCGGGGACTGGCGCGGTGCAGCCTCGGCCTACGCGGCTGGCGCGACGACCTGCGCGTCGCACTCGTGATGGCCCGCCGGGCCGGTGGTATGACGCAGGCTGCCGTAGCCACCTACGGCTACGGCGTGGCCCTGTTGAACGGCGTTCTGGTCGCTGATTCGGTCGTCCTGGAGCACACGGCCGAAGCTCTGCGGGCGGCTGAGCGATCCGGCAACGACGTCTCGCTCGCGTGGGCGCGCGTGATCCACGGAGTCGCGTCCGTTCGCATGCACGGCCCGGATCACGTGCCCGGCACAGAGCTGCTGACCCAGGGCCGCCGGCAAGCGTTCGAGCACGGTGACCTGCTCGTGGCGACAACCGCCGACATCCAGATCGCGGAGTGCAAGGCGCTCGCCGGAGATGCCGCCGGGGCCATCGACCTCGCTGCGGCGGCGGTCGAGCATCAGGTCGATCGCGGAAAGATGAGCTGCAGCGGTCCGGCGACCATGGTGTTGGTGCACGCGCTGCTCCAGCGCGGATCCCGGCAGGACCTCGACGATGCGCAATCCGCCATCGACCGTTTGTCCGCTCGCAGGGCCGATTCGGGATTCGTGTTCCACGACCTGCCGGTGCTGCGGCTGCGCGCACTGTTGGCCCAGGCTCAGGGCGACCTCACCGCCTACCGCGAGCATCGTGACCGTTACCGCA
- the secA gene encoding preprotein translocase subunit SecA, with product MLADVLRLGEGRIIRQLSGIADYVDTLSGALEKLTDAELRSKNDEFRRRTADGADLDAVMPEGFAVAREAAWRVLGLRPYHVQVMGGAALHFGNIAEMMTGEGKTLACVMPAYLNAIGGDGVHIVTVNDYLAKRDAEQMGRVHRFLGLRVGVILADMKPDERRAAYAADITYGTNNEFGFDYLRDNMAHRREDRVQRGHRYAIVDEVDSILIDEARTPLIISGPADDASHWYAEFARLVALMTKDTHYEVDIRKRTVGVREAGIALVEDQLGIGNMYEVANASLVGYLNNAVRAKELFHCDEDYIVTPEGEVLIVDEFTGRVLVGRRYNEGLHQAIEAKEGVEIKAENQTLATITLQNYFRIYHKLAGMTGTAQTEASEFRGIYRLGVITIPPNRPIVRRDKPDVVYKSELAKFDAVVEDVVGRHAAGQPVLIGTTSVDKSEYLSRRLTERRIPHTVLNAKHLEQEAAIVAEGGRRGAVTVATDMAGRGTDIMLGGNVDFLTDKRLRARGLDPVQKPDDYEASWQEERPRVKAQSASEAEEVTTLGGLYVVGTERHESRRIDNQLRGRSGRQGDPGETRFYLSLGDELMRRFSTVNLEKLMSRLKMRDDEPIESNMVTRAIVSAQTQVEQQNFETRKSVVRYDEVLDQQRKVVYAARSRILDGEDLHRQIHDMLLEVVTAYVTEATAERRAVDWNIEALWTALRSLYPVTLDRESLPAGSRSNRKKLLEEVIRDAEQALERREAEIEEQVGEGSMRRLERDILLDAIDGKWREHLYEMDYLKEGIGLRAMAQRDPVVEYHSEGYDMFVRMIEAVKEQCIRSLFHTAIATGRAE from the coding sequence GTGTTGGCTGATGTCCTCCGCCTCGGAGAAGGCCGTATTATCCGGCAGCTCAGTGGGATTGCCGACTACGTCGACACCCTGTCCGGCGCCCTGGAGAAGCTGACCGACGCTGAATTGCGGTCCAAGAACGACGAATTCAGGCGCCGCACCGCCGACGGGGCCGACCTTGACGCCGTGATGCCAGAGGGATTCGCGGTGGCCCGTGAGGCCGCCTGGCGAGTACTCGGCCTGCGCCCCTACCACGTACAGGTCATGGGCGGTGCCGCTCTGCATTTCGGCAACATCGCCGAGATGATGACCGGTGAAGGGAAGACGCTTGCATGTGTGATGCCCGCCTACCTCAACGCGATCGGCGGCGACGGAGTGCACATCGTCACCGTCAACGATTACCTCGCCAAGCGCGACGCCGAACAGATGGGGCGGGTGCACCGCTTCCTGGGGCTCAGGGTCGGAGTGATCCTGGCCGACATGAAGCCTGACGAGCGGCGTGCCGCTTACGCCGCCGACATCACTTACGGCACCAACAACGAATTCGGATTCGACTACCTGCGCGACAACATGGCGCATCGCAGAGAAGATCGCGTGCAGAGGGGGCACCGCTACGCCATCGTCGACGAGGTCGATTCGATCCTGATCGACGAAGCACGCACCCCGCTGATCATCTCCGGCCCGGCCGACGACGCCTCGCACTGGTACGCCGAATTCGCACGTCTGGTCGCACTGATGACGAAGGACACTCACTATGAGGTGGATATCCGCAAACGCACCGTCGGCGTGCGTGAGGCCGGGATCGCGCTGGTCGAGGACCAACTCGGCATCGGAAACATGTACGAGGTCGCCAACGCGTCGCTGGTGGGCTACCTCAACAATGCGGTGCGCGCCAAGGAACTGTTCCACTGCGATGAGGACTACATCGTCACCCCCGAAGGGGAGGTGCTGATCGTCGATGAGTTCACCGGCCGGGTGCTGGTCGGCCGGCGCTACAACGAAGGCCTGCATCAGGCGATCGAGGCGAAAGAGGGTGTGGAGATCAAGGCCGAGAACCAGACGCTGGCCACGATCACGCTGCAGAACTATTTCCGGATCTACCACAAGCTCGCCGGCATGACCGGCACCGCGCAAACCGAGGCGTCGGAGTTCCGCGGCATCTACCGGCTGGGCGTCATCACCATCCCGCCGAACAGACCCATCGTGCGGCGCGACAAGCCGGACGTGGTCTACAAGTCCGAACTGGCGAAGTTCGATGCGGTCGTCGAGGACGTCGTCGGACGGCACGCCGCAGGGCAACCTGTGCTGATCGGCACCACGAGCGTGGACAAGTCGGAGTACCTGTCCCGTCGCCTCACGGAGCGACGGATACCGCACACGGTGCTCAATGCCAAACACCTGGAGCAGGAGGCGGCCATCGTCGCCGAGGGCGGCAGGCGGGGCGCGGTGACTGTCGCCACCGATATGGCAGGTCGCGGCACCGACATCATGCTGGGCGGCAACGTCGACTTCCTCACCGATAAGCGGCTTCGTGCACGCGGTCTCGACCCGGTGCAGAAGCCCGATGACTACGAGGCGTCCTGGCAGGAGGAGCGGCCCAGAGTCAAGGCGCAATCGGCCTCGGAGGCAGAGGAAGTCACGACTCTTGGCGGCCTCTACGTCGTAGGCACCGAACGTCACGAGTCGCGTCGCATCGACAACCAGCTTCGCGGCCGGTCGGGCCGTCAGGGCGACCCGGGCGAGACGCGGTTCTATCTCTCCCTCGGTGACGAGCTGATGCGCCGGTTCAGCACCGTGAACTTGGAGAAGCTGATGTCACGGTTGAAGATGCGCGATGACGAGCCGATCGAATCGAACATGGTCACCCGGGCGATCGTCAGCGCCCAAACACAGGTCGAGCAGCAGAACTTCGAGACGCGAAAGAGCGTGGTGAGGTACGACGAGGTGCTGGATCAGCAGCGCAAGGTCGTCTACGCGGCACGCTCACGCATCCTCGACGGCGAGGATCTGCACCGCCAGATCCACGACATGTTGCTCGAGGTCGTCACCGCGTACGTCACGGAGGCCACTGCCGAGCGCCGCGCCGTCGACTGGAACATCGAAGCCCTGTGGACGGCGCTGCGATCGCTGTACCCCGTCACTCTGGACCGTGAATCCCTGCCCGCCGGTAGTCGATCGAACCGAAAGAAACTGCTGGAGGAGGTGATTCGGGATGCCGAGCAGGCTCTGGAGCGTCGCGAAGCCGAGATCGAGGAGCAGGTGGGGGAGGGGTCGATGCGGCGGCTGGAGCGTGACATCCTGCTCGACGCCATCGACGGGAAGTGGCGCGAGCACCTCTACGAGATGGATTACCTGAAGGAAGGGATCGGGTTGCGGGCGATGGCGCAGCGCGACCCTGTGGTCGAGTACCACAGCGAGGGGTACGACATGTTCGTGCGCATGATCGAGGCGGTGAAGGAGCAGTGCATCCGGTCGCTGTTCCATACCGCCATCGCCACTGGAAGGGCCGAGTGA